The following proteins are co-located in the bacterium genome:
- a CDS encoding TA system VapC family ribonuclease toxin, with amino-acid sequence MISCDTNILFPAFDKDSPFHDRARTFLDSCSGRADFCLCEQVLMELYCLLRNPTVCRPPLSSGKAVDIIRGVRANPVWRIVDLMPGHGIMDRVWQHAAGHTFAYRRLFDVRLAMVLKHHGVSEFATRNGADFRECGFTRLWDPLA; translated from the coding sequence ATGATATCATGTGACACGAATATCCTGTTTCCTGCATTTGACAAGGATTCGCCCTTTCACGATCGGGCGCGAACCTTTCTGGACTCCTGTTCTGGTCGTGCTGATTTTTGCCTTTGCGAACAGGTCCTTATGGAGTTGTATTGTCTGTTAAGGAATCCAACGGTGTGTCGTCCGCCCCTATCATCAGGGAAGGCCGTTGACATTATTCGGGGGGTGCGGGCCAATCCTGTCTGGAGGATTGTCGATCTCATGCCGGGGCATGGAATCATGGATCGTGTTTGGCAGCATGCCGCGGGACATACATTTGCATACCGTCGTTTGTTTGACGTGCGATTAGCCATGGTGCTGAAGCATCACGGGGTTTCTGAATTCGCCACGCGTAATGGCGCCGATTTCCGTGAGTGCGGATTTACGCGGCTGTGGGACCCCCTCGCTTAG